ATTTAAGTTCTTACTAGGATAATCCTCCGTATTGTTTCGAAGGCGCATTTCTTACTTACAATGTTATTCACAATTGGTGAAACATTTTCGGAATTTTTTATAAAGTTGTTGACGAAGGTTTATGTTGATcatcatattcaaatcattaatTAGTGTAATCTATATCCTCAATAACACAATACATGTCTACTTTAGAGagaaaattttatttaaattatttgtcCACTTCAACTTTGATGAATGTTTAGGTTGATCATCACATTCAAATAATTAATGAATGTAAGGCATTCCCTCTGTATTACAATACATGTCCACTTTAGAAAGAAAAATCATTTCAAATTAGTTGTCTACTTCAACTCTGACCTCTCAAAGTGTGTAGGTAATTCTAGATTATTTATACTACATGTATATGTATTTCTACATAGAGCAcactttttaaaatctaattattttttttaaagttgaaaaatatttttccaaatttGTAATCTGAAATCGGTCTTACAAAATTGGGTCGTGCAAAATAGGGATATATTTGTTATTCTATATAAAAAAGGTATCAGCCTTATAAATTAGTTGAACTTGTATAGGCCTATTAGTATTTTTTTTATGAAATAGTATTTTGTTATGGACACATCTTGAAATAAATTGCTCCGAGGGGACAGGATTTGGCTTGTAAGGTTAAGGTgataattttcatttttttgcTTCTTGAATTTTCTTTCTTTTATATGTGTTTTTTCCAAAACTAATATAAAAAATTAGAACACCATAACAACTATgccattttatatatatatatatatatatatatatattgacaagGAATGTCAAGCTCGCTTCTATTTATTTTTACATGACCTCCGAGATAaataagtatttgatttgaagATTAATTATGCAGGTAAGAGAATACTTtctattatatttatattatttttttattcctCTTAAATTATCATATACGTCATAATATAAATGACATAATATAGAAAAGAGAATTTATAGATAGGAAGCCCCCaagtaaaatattttttatattatatttgcATGATTTATATTACTAAATTTAGTTTTATGTTTCTATATGAacaataaaattagggtttagaTATTTTAGGGAGAAAATAAAGATTTTTGAGATTCAGGGCTGCGCTTGGCCTTTGATTAATTGCTAGTTtgctcaagtcacttagttagaGAGATTTTGAAGAGGTGTCTCCAAGTTGTTTCTTATGACTGTTTTGTTTAGAGAGGTTTATTCACCCATGGTGATGATGCATTAATATAACAATACACACACTTCCTCGTATTGCTCTGAAAAATGCACAACTATCTGATTACTTTAGAACCTGCAACGTACAAATATTAAAAAGACATACAAAGTAATTCTAGAAAATAGGAACTAACTCCTATCTAAACTCGCTATCTTATTTGACTCCTATTACTACTAACTACTCTACTGACTAAATCAACAATATTATAGCCACATAACAGCTATAAATTACTTCTAAAATATGTTTAGATTAAATAAAAATCCAACACATTTCCCCATAATCTGAACATGTTTTTTTATCATGCTACACAACCGACTCCACTGCTGCAAAATCCCTGACTCCTATTAACTCCTATTAACTTATTCATAGCCTCAAATTTTACCCTTCTCAGTGCTTTGGTTAATATATCCGCCCTCTGCTAATGTGTACCAACATACTGAACAACTAGCTCGCCTCGTTCAATACACTCACGGATGAAATAGAACCTCATATCTATGTGTTTACTCCTTCCATGTAATACTCGATCTTTCATCAGCTCTATAGCAGACTTATTGTTAATGTACAAAATAATTGAACCAATCTGCTGGCCTGAAATTTCTTTCAGCAACCCTCGAAGCCATATACTCTGACATGCTGCAATAGTTGCAGCCATGTATTCAGCATCGCACGATGAAAGTGCAATCACCCTATGTTTCTGTGATGCCCAGGAGATCAGATTCCCATTCAAATAGAAACACATTCCGCCCGTACTTCTCCTATCTACTACATCTCCTGCTAAATCACTatctgtaaatcctgatagtgAATTCTTATTTTCATCTCATATATACATCAACCCATGACTAATTGTTCCTTTTATATACCTTAATATCTGCTTCACAGCTTGCTTATGTTTGATCGTGGGTCATTCCATGAACCTACTCATCACACCAACTGCATAAGAAATATTCGGTCGCGAATGAGTCAAGTACCTCAGACTCCCAAAAATGCAACGATATTCATTGGCATTTACCAATTCCCCTCCATCCTTATCAAGCTGCAACTTCTGATCCATGGGACACCTTGACAGATTACAACTTTACATCTCAGCTTTTTCCAAAATTCTTTTAGCATATGCTGATTATTTCAGAGTAATAGAAGAGCATTCATATTTAACCTCGATACCAAGATAATATGATAGTAATCCCAAATCACTCATCTCGAATTGTTGGTTCATCTCTTTTTTAAACTCATTAATTGCAGTCTTGCTCGCTCCTGCCACTATCATGTCATCAACGTAAACCCCAACTACCAAAACACTCCCATTTTTGCACTTTGTATATACAGCTTGCTCATGTAAATACCTCCTGAAACCCAAATCTCTTAAGCATTTATCATGGAACGCATTTCAGGCCCTAGGTGCCTGATGCAGCCCGTACAAAGCCTGATACACCTTACATTCTTGCCCTTTCTTGATAAATCCTTCAGGTTGCATAACATACACTTCTTCAAGAAGTTCCCCATTCAAGAATGCTGATTTAACATCAAGGTGGTGTACCTCCCATCCTTCTTTTGCTGTTAATGCTAGGAACAACCGTATCATCTCTAAATGTGCCACCGGTGCAAACACTTCTTTGTAATCAATCCCTTTCCTTTGCACATACCCTTTCGCGACGAGTCGTGCTTTATATTTTACCACATTTCCCTCTGAATCTTTCTTTAATTTATAAACCCACTTTAATCCCATAGGTTTGTGCCCAACTAGTAAGTCTGTGAGTACCCAAGTTCTGTTTTTCTCGATCGTCTCTACCTTCGCCTTCATAGCATTCATCCATTCTTGTTCAGCTGAAGCTTCACTGTAAAATGTGGGTTCTTCTGCCTTCAATAACATGAGTTCATCAATCTTGTCTATCACCTTTGTTTCATTGTATATTTCATCCAATGACCTAAACCGTCTCGGTTCGCTGCTAGCTACAGATGAGAAATCTATTCTTTCTGCAGATTCCTCTTCAGTTTCATCATGATGGGTTCGTACGAGTGTTGACATCACTTGTTCTGTCTCGACATTGTGATTTGTTTCTTGTGATTCCTCAAACTTGATCACATGTCCTCGAATCAATACTCCTGTATTTCCGGTTTGTTCCCAAGGCCAAAATTCATTCTCGAGAAACACCACATCTCTACTTATATGCACTGATTCCGTGATTGGATTATACAAATAATTTCCCTTTGTCCCAGGCTCTCTTCCAAGATACACGGCTTGTTTGCTACGATCATCCAACTTCTTGACATGTACTGCTGGCACTTTCATATATGCGGAACACCCAAAAAACTTTCACATGTCTCAAATCTGGGGTCTTCCCATTCCATGCCTGGTATGGAGTCTTTCCTCCTAAGACTCGAGTTGGAAACCTATTCAAAATATGCACAGAATGTCTTACAGTTTCCCCCCACATAAATGACGGCATTTTCGATCCCTTGATAAAGCTCTTAACCATTGCAGCAACCGTGCGGTTTCTTcgttcaactaccccattttgttgcgGGATATATGGAACAGTATACTGACGTTCAATCCCCACATCTTCACAATATGATGTAAACTCCTTGGAACAAAACTCGCCACCACGATCTGTCCTCAACATCTTCATTCTTTTCCCAGTTCTATTTTCTACTAATGCCTTAAACTTTTTGAACATTTCAAGAGCAATACTTTTTTCCTTCAACATGTATACCCACATCTTCCTACTGAAATCATCCACAAATAGGAGAAAATATCAATTGCCTCCCGGTGTAATCGGTGTAATAGGACCGCAAATATCTGCATACACTAGTTCCAGCTTTTCCTTGGAATTAAAAATCGCACTTGACAGGAATGAACTCCTGGAATGTTTTGACATTAAGCACCCTTCGCACCTCTTGGATGGTTAAACCAATTTTGGAATCCCTTGGGCCATCTTCTCCCTTGACATAAGCTCTAGTGCTTGAAAATTTACATGACTGAGTCGGGCGTGCCAAAGCCATGAGTCTTGCTCTGTTTTTGTCATTAAGAACATGGGACTGTTCTCCTCGAGACTAATTTTATATAAACGATTCTCTGATTTGTTCACCTTCATTAGCGTCCTTCCACTTCTCTCATATATCCACAAATAATCTCCATCAATAACAATCTTATTACCTTTCTCGGATAATTACCCCAAACTTAATATATTGTTGCACAACTCCGATAATATACATCTTTCAACGTCTTCTCTTCACCATTCTTGCACTTGAATGAAATGATACATCCTCCTTTTATGTAAACCATGGATCCATCCCCAAACTTAACCTGTCCCATTATACTTTCATCTAATATTTTGAATTTTCCCTATTCACCGGTCATGTGATTCTTGGCCTCGTTATCTAAATACCATACCTGAGAATGTATTTGTTCCTCACCTTTTGCTCGTAAATTTAGAACCACAGTCTCTTCCTTTAATAACATATTGACTGTGTCTCTGTTCTTGATCTCAGCCACCAATAAGGCTTGTTCATCTCTTTGTATCTGGGAAGAGTTCACCTCCTTGTACCCTTCCTTTTCTTTACGAGGTTTACGGCACTCTGTGGAAAAATGCCCATAAGCCTGACAATTAAAACACCGTATCTTACTTCTATCACGAACCCCATGAACAGCTTCCTTCCCACGATATTCACCACCTCCTTGAGTCCCTTCCTTGTTGCTCCTTTTCAACCACTCTTCGCGAGTCAACAAGAGTTTCCCATCTTGATTATCTTTTTGCCTCCACTCTTCTTTAGTCAGTAAAAGTTGTCCCTGGCTCGTTTCTACTTGGCCACGAACACGCTCTTCATGGCCTTTAACGAGCCAACTACCTCTTCTACAAACATCTCCTCTAATTTTCCAAATTGCTCAAGAGCTGAAGCAATATGAAGAAATTTCGAGGGAAACGCTCTAAGAAGCTTCTTCACCATGTAGTTCTCTTCCATTTTCTCTCCTAATGCCCTGATATTGGTAACCAAACCATGTAATTTCAGATAGAAATCATCAAGCGATTCATTCTCCTTCTTGCTCAATGCTTCAAATTCACTTTTCAAAGTCTGAGATTTTGCTGCTTTCACTTTGTCTGCTCCCAGGCTCATAATTTTTTATGGCTTTCCAGGCTTCTCTCGACATTTTCTTCTCAGCAAGAGCCAACAGCACGTCCTCCGGGATTCCTTAGTAAATGATAGCCAATGCTTTCTTGTACATCTTATCTTCAACCGCCGCTTTCGCGTCCTTTGGTTCAATCACCTCCCACACTCTATATGCTTGCACACACCCTCATTTTATGAGCTCATGCTGCGTAGTTGGTTTTTGTCAACATTGGATAACTTATACCAAttgaattttctttttttttatttgtctCCATGATGAACTCCCTAAGTGCGTTACTCGAATGATCgctgaagctctgataccagatgaTGCACTAATATAACAATACACACACACTTGCTCGTATTGCTCAGAAAAATGCAGAACTATCTAATTACTTTAGAACCTGCAACGTACAAATATTTAAAAGACATACAAAGTAATCCTAGAAAATAGGAACTAACTCCTATCTAAACTCCACTATCTTATTTGACTCCTATTACTACTAACTTCTCTGCCGACTAAATCAACAATATTATAGCCACATAACAGCTAtaaattatttctaaaatatgTTTAGATTAAATAAAAATCCAACAGGGGGACTAATTCTTTCTTCATTACTCTCACTCATGTTTGGGTTTTCTCATATATAGTCCTCCATTTGGCTTTCCAAGGTGTAGAGGGTGAATCCCTCACTTGTACTCCCTAAATccaaatttatatatatatatatacaatacaaacttagaaaaaaaaaaagaaatcgggcaataaattttacaaaaaaaaaataagAACCATAAACAGTTAAACTTCAAAGAAAACTGTGAGAATGACATTCATTATTTTTTTAGTAATGTGTTGtgataattaaaaaaaattaatcttttatGTTAATGTAGCCTTTACTGTGGTTTGATATTGTGTGAGATAAATATATCAAGAAATAGAATATGAAATGAAATATTATCTAACAAAATAAAGGTTTCAATTgaacaaaaataaatattgatgTGAATTATCTTGTCCATTCACATAAAAGAATGAAGGTCTATAAGATGGAACATTTTTATATATAAGAACATAAATTACACAgcaaaaaaataagaaaatacaTATAGAAAGAAATGTGGCTCTTTATAATATTGGTTCCTATGAAGCTATAGCTATGGTAGAGTACCATTGCTTGTCCCATAATATGGACCATGCCAAAAACCATTGACCCAGCAGTAGACAGGCCCTAAATGAGGGAACATGAAAATATTTTCAGTTTGTGCCATCCAATCACACGGCTGATTCTGACTACTAAGTGGTAGGGTTCCATTAGGCTGTATAATAAGAACATGAGAGGTTAAGGTGACAGCTCTAGCAGACCTTGTCATCATAAGGCCCAGCGGTTTGGGCTGTTGTGGATTCTGGACATAGTACCCAGGAAGCTGGTTGACAGCTCCCGGAGGAATTGTCCCCGTAGGCCTTGTCATAGGTCTGTCAGGTATGATCCAACGAGTAGCAGGCCTCTCTAGGCCCGGTCGATTCTGACCTTGTGAATTCAGGCCATGATCCACTGCAACAACAGGCCTTGCATTATTATGAAGGCGGTATCTCATTTCTTCTGACACTTCTGAAGGTACGTTAGGGCAACCGGTAACATCTGTGCCTTCTATAGCTAGGTGTTGTTTGAACCTTGTGATGTTATTTACCACCTTGGAGCAGTAATTGCATCTTACCTTTCCTCCATTACCCTCAACCACCACCTCTGTGCCGTGCATCCATGCTCCATCAAGTTTCCTTGTTGGCATCTTCCTGTACAAACCAAATCAAATTAAGTTTAATTTATCTTTCCATTCAAGATATAAGATATGTAATGCACCTTGGACATGGTACTTGAAAATTTAGTAATATATAACAATATATTCTGTAAAGTTTGAAGAATGAAGATATTATTGAGTGTGTAAAGGTTGATACTAGATTACTTAGCAAGTCTAATAACAATACTTTCTAAGGAAATTGTAGAAACAATTCAAcaataaaataattcaaaatcaaaattatttagAATAGTATATTAACCCTCTATCAAATGAAATAAAAGATTAAATTATACTCACAATTAGTTAACTGTGGGAGTTGATTTGAATGAAATAAACTGGGAAAGGAACGATTGCTACTAATGAAATGAGAACAGATAGTGATGAGACAATGGAAAGGGTTTATAGTTAACCCACATCAAAAGAATAGCTAGTGTGGCGTAAAAACCTAGAAATTGATATAATATATAGGATAGGATTAAATTAGGGTTAAGGCTACAAGTTTTGGGCCCAAATATAAAATGTGTGGTCCAACTAAAAGTCTTATATAAAAGGATGGGATAAAATTTAAGGTTAGACTTAGAAGTTTTAGGTCCAGTTATAGAATATATGGTCCTTTAAAGATGTTGTGCTAACTTTTATATTTGGTCCTTTAAAGGTGTTGGACCTAACTTTTATATTGGGTTCTTTTAAAATTCTTGGGCTCAACttttagaaaatataatttttttaaaaacaacattcattattatttttttacatttttcACAACCTTAAAACCATGGTAAAAGTTATACAAAACCATATTTAGTGATTTACTTGTAATAAAATCTTATTCAAATTGAAAAACATATGAATATAGTATATATTTGAATAATCCTAATTTTTTAAGGACCATTTTcaattaaaacaaatataataattttaatttctaCATATCACTACCATAAAAGTAGAAAAATTAGATCTAACtgtatgaaaaataatataggtTGAAATAGCAAATGAAAAAAGTAGCACCtagataaaataaatatatgttatATTATTCTTCACTACTTTTCATATAAATCAAACActatatattaataatattaaatattacaAGTTTTAGGCCAAATGTTAAATATTTTCTTAAGTGATTGGACATCTTATAAATTTAGTTTGACCAACAATAGAGGTTGTCTATAGCCACAACAAAATATACTCACAAGTGAGCATATTTACATATATGGATAGAATTTCAACATATTCTTTGTTACTAATTTGTTGAACTGAAATTGTGTAGCTGAGACAAGCACATGAGCCAATATGGATCTCAACGAAATTTCCTATGGGACAAAATACCAAAAATTGGTGATTTCACCTTATAGTGGCTCCATGTACTAGGCAATCTAGGAATGGAGTTCATATGTACAATGGTGCAGCGACAAAAATAGTAAATATCCCTTGCTCGAGGTGGAGGAATATCAAACACAATCTCAGGCTATGCCCCTGTATCTTATTCTATATTATACATCAAAGTAAAGATTTAACTAATAAGGCCCCTTCCAAGTAATTTCTAGGCTAAATTTGATGGAAAATTAAACTAAACATTACTTTGTTTTGGTCCTCTAGTCATCTCTAGGTGATATACAAATGTGTTTGGTTTGTAAAGAACATGAGCATTTTTACGTGTAGTTCAATATCtctaattattttaaaatatatatattttaatatgcCTAATTTTTAAAGAACCATTTATTGACACATCTCACACAAGTCCTAAATCTGTGGTGCAGAAGACTTAATCTTAGTTATCATAACAGTTAGAAATTACCCTTATCCTCTTGTATCTTTATCATTCTGTTGTAAAGATAAACTCTATGTAAACTGATCTTATTTTAGATAGAATAATTATAACAGACATGTAAAACtaagtatatatatacaaaagACCACAACATGTTTTATGGTGTGGAAAATCCAATATTTACTTGGTATCAGCCTAACTCTCGATCCCTCCTTctcaaaaacaaaaaaaaaactaatAATAATCATGTCTAATCCCTCTTCCCCAACCTCTGATAACACTGAAACATCCAACACCATTTCTTCTCCCTCCTTGACAAAAATTCATCATCTTCTCACTGTGAAACTCGATTCGAAGAATTACCTCATATGGAAATTTCAGTTTATGCCTTTATTGAGAGGCTATGATCTCATGGGCTACGTTGATGGGACAATTCCATGTCCTCCTCGTACGATCCCTACATCTTCCACCGGTACAACGGCCAGCACTAATACCATCATAAATCCAGAATATATATCATGGTTAAGCAAGATCAAATCCTACTTGGATGGTTGTTATCTTCTCTAACAGAACCTGTTCTCGCTCAAATTGTTGGGCTTGAGACATCTGTTGATGTTTGGAATGCTCTGCAATGACACTTTGCATCCAACTCCCGATCTCGTATTATGCAACTTCGTCGCAAATTACAATTGCTAAAAAAAGGTAACAAAAGCATATCTGAGTATTTTTTGTTTGCTAAACAGCTTAGTGACAATCTTGCAGCTTGTGGTCATGCCATCACAGCAGCAGAtctgcagcaatatattttgaGTGGCTTAGACTCTGCACATGACGCTATTGTCACAACTCTAATTGCAACTAATGTTGATCTTACTCTGGAAGATTTTCAAGCACATCTTCTCTCATTTGAGATGCGTCTGGAGTCCCAAACTAGTGTCCTTGGAGCTGCACCTACAGCACACTTGGCCAAATCTAATTCCAACTATATTAAACGAAGCGACAATAATTATCATCAGCCTTTATCTCGTTCCTTCAATCATACAAAGAACTATACAAGCCGGCTTCAAAATCAGCAAAGGGGACGGTTATCAACAAGTGTTCGCTTATCAGGCCCTTGTCAGCTATGTGGTCGTCAAAATCACCACGTTGTTAATTGTTGGCATCGCTTTAATAAAGATTTTTCTCCTCCTGCTGTACCTGCACCTACGGCTTATGTTGCTACATCTCAGCCTATTAATGCATCCACCTGGCTTCCAGATAAAGGCGTCACTCACCATGTGACCTCTGATCTAAGAAACTTGCAGCTTTACTTTGATTATGATGAACCGGATCAAATGCTTGTTGGTAATGGTAATTCTGTTCCAGTGGCTCATGTTGGTAAGTCTCGGCTACACACACCTTCTCATTCCTTTCAACTGAATAACATTTTACATGTTCCTCATATATCTACCAATTTGCTTTCTGTTGCTCAATTTTCTAAAGATAATAATGTTTTGTTTGAATTTCATCCACATGTTTTCTATGTAAAGGATCGTCAAACAGGAAGAGTGGTACTTCACGGACAATTTAAAGATGAGTTATATCACTTTCATAATGCTGCACCATATCATACTCCTAATTCGGCCTCTTTTTTTAGTTCCAGTTCATTGCATTTGTGGCACAACCGTCTTGGACATCCAATGATGCGGACCGTGCGATCAATAATCAGTTCTTATTCTTTGTCAGTTTCAAATGAGGGTTTTCGTTTTTGTAATTCGTGTTATGTTAGCAAGAGTTGCAAGTTGTCATTTCTATTAAGTTCCACAGTCCTTAGtgaacctcttcagttaattGTTTCGGATTTGTGGGGTCCTTCACCTGTAATTTCCAGAAATGGTTATCGATATTATCTACTCTTAGTTTATGTATTCAGTAAATTTATTTGGGTTTATCCACTTGCAAGAAAGTCTGATGCTTTAACTATATTTGTTAATTTTAAAGCAAGTATTGAAAACTTCCTTAAACAAAAAATTAAAGTTTTTCAATCTGACAATGGCGGTGAATTCAAAAAGTTTACACCTTTTCTTGAATCTCAGGGAGTTTTTCATCGATTCTCTTGCCCACACACATCTGAACAAAATGGCCTTGCAGAACGGCGACATCGCCACATTGTAACAGGTCGTACTTTGCTAACAAATGCACATATGCCTCTATCTTATTGGTCTGAAGCATTCTTAACATCATGTTACCTTATAAATCGTTTGCCTACTCCGCTCTCAAAAAATAAAACTCCTTTAGAGATCTTGTTTAAGCAAACTCCAAATTATGAGCATTTACGTGTTTTTTGCTCACTATGCTATCCATTTTTACGTCCTTACAGTGCTCATAAACTTGATCATAGATCTCTTCCATGTGT
This sequence is a window from Apium graveolens cultivar Ventura unplaced genomic scaffold, ASM990537v1 ctg9104, whole genome shotgun sequence. Protein-coding genes within it:
- the LOC141705607 gene encoding uncharacterized protein LOC141705607 is translated as MSLGADKVKAAKSQTLKSEFEALSKKENESLDDFYLKLHGLVTNIRALGEKMEENYMVKKLLRAGDVCRRGSWLVKGHEERVRGQVETSQGQLLLTKEEWRQKDNQDGKLLLTREEWLKRSNKEGTQGGGEYRGKEAVHGVRDRSKIRCFNCQAYGHFSTECRKPRKEKEGYKEVNSSQIQRDEQALLVAEIKNRDTVNMLLKEETVVLNLRAKGEEQIHSQVWYLDNEAKNHMTGE